A stretch of Microbulbifer sp. SAOS-129_SWC DNA encodes these proteins:
- a CDS encoding phage tail sheath C-terminal domain-containing protein: MSITLSPGVRTFEHPSGQSVARGAIASRLLAIGMARKGPINTPVAIRSFEQYIEHFGDDLTYGELGIQMRQAFTAGLGDAVVVRTADQAHAAHYVIKSEFGEDTLRIEALDPGELGDAIRVSVDYETPDPELTFNLTFWRMTVDDQDRVGQTDREAFTGLSMDPQASNFVQRIVNGTSRLVRVTRVVPEPEAPDLTQNNEALVYSQSGFYFAHENDLNDFLAAIAGEPQFIVEIDGRDRVKVALENPITQESIQSAINDALGNRSLSARVNVTAGNGDNGFALRIAVNSEDGTRSIRILPAVQNDGAAALALGSLQGGLEVGLYSQYRPAMTGVTTRPFDAADDNTPLEGLLPAVAQPWEINFADGTADGSLTTALEWGIAGATSPMDDGDAGTPLSLASLATNLDSLVATLNAADPLGRIWNFSRIGYRLRAVRNDGMLTPSEEATLTAGIDYFDNAVGIHPAYALEQGSNGHAPLLANYQDAFRKVSREVDIFNMLILPRGDAQTDAQRGAIWGAASAFCREQNALLIMDPRSDDDSWSTVDEVTAKAQLIDFKSGVIPEVSCVFWPRVRTPLGRTQIHVDPSGTMAGVIASTVARLGVWNAAAGLSAPLVGVTGLEYPMSDADNGVINPRGINALRAKSTGNVSWGVRTLAGDDDFSNRDFAYIPVRMTTDFIKNSLQAALQEFVFKPNNRVTWANIEMMCRAFMHGLYEKKAFRGATVDDAYRVRCDETTTSTTDIALGVMNVWVYFAPLFPAEFIHLHVQHQFEQPSL; the protein is encoded by the coding sequence ATGTCAATAACATTATCCCCCGGTGTTCGCACCTTCGAGCATCCATCCGGCCAGTCTGTCGCCCGCGGCGCAATTGCCAGTCGACTTCTCGCGATCGGCATGGCCCGGAAAGGTCCAATCAATACGCCCGTTGCGATCCGCAGTTTCGAACAATATATCGAGCACTTCGGTGACGACCTGACTTACGGCGAGCTCGGCATACAGATGCGCCAGGCCTTCACGGCGGGCCTCGGTGATGCGGTGGTGGTGCGTACCGCCGACCAGGCCCACGCAGCGCACTATGTCATCAAGAGCGAATTCGGCGAGGACACGCTGCGTATCGAGGCACTTGACCCCGGAGAATTGGGCGATGCGATCCGCGTCTCGGTCGACTACGAAACCCCGGACCCGGAGCTGACGTTCAACCTGACATTCTGGCGCATGACGGTCGACGATCAGGATCGTGTCGGGCAGACCGACAGGGAGGCATTTACCGGCCTGTCCATGGACCCCCAGGCATCGAACTTCGTGCAGCGCATCGTGAATGGCACTTCCCGGCTGGTGCGTGTGACGCGTGTGGTTCCCGAGCCCGAAGCGCCCGACCTAACGCAAAACAACGAGGCGCTGGTCTACAGCCAGTCCGGTTTCTACTTTGCTCATGAGAATGACCTGAATGATTTCCTTGCCGCCATTGCCGGAGAGCCGCAGTTTATCGTCGAGATCGACGGCCGCGACCGGGTGAAGGTAGCGCTTGAAAATCCGATCACCCAGGAATCCATCCAGAGCGCGATCAACGATGCGCTCGGCAACCGCTCTCTCTCCGCCCGGGTAAACGTGACCGCAGGCAACGGCGATAACGGCTTTGCGCTGCGGATCGCCGTAAACAGTGAAGATGGCACCCGCTCGATTCGTATCCTGCCCGCGGTGCAGAACGACGGCGCGGCGGCGCTGGCGCTGGGCAGCCTGCAAGGCGGTCTGGAGGTGGGCCTCTACTCGCAATACCGGCCGGCAATGACCGGGGTCACTACACGGCCCTTCGACGCGGCAGATGACAATACACCGCTCGAGGGTCTACTGCCCGCGGTGGCGCAGCCATGGGAGATCAACTTCGCAGACGGCACCGCAGACGGCAGCTTAACGACTGCCTTGGAGTGGGGAATTGCCGGCGCAACAAGTCCGATGGACGACGGCGATGCCGGCACACCGCTCTCGCTGGCGAGCCTCGCCACCAACCTCGACAGTCTCGTGGCAACCCTGAACGCCGCCGATCCGCTGGGGCGGATCTGGAACTTCAGCCGGATCGGCTACCGGCTGCGGGCAGTCCGCAATGACGGAATGCTGACGCCGTCTGAAGAGGCAACCCTGACTGCCGGTATCGACTATTTCGACAACGCCGTGGGTATCCACCCGGCCTACGCGCTCGAACAGGGCAGCAACGGTCACGCGCCGCTGCTCGCCAATTATCAGGACGCGTTCCGCAAGGTTTCACGCGAAGTCGATATCTTCAATATGCTGATTCTGCCGCGCGGGGATGCACAGACTGATGCGCAGCGCGGCGCGATCTGGGGGGCCGCCAGCGCCTTTTGCCGCGAACAGAACGCCCTGCTGATCATGGACCCGAGAAGCGACGATGACAGCTGGTCGACCGTCGACGAGGTCACCGCAAAAGCCCAACTGATCGATTTCAAGAGCGGCGTGATTCCCGAAGTGTCCTGCGTCTTCTGGCCGCGAGTCAGAACGCCACTGGGACGCACCCAGATCCATGTCGATCCATCCGGCACCATGGCGGGCGTGATCGCCTCAACGGTGGCGCGGCTCGGGGTGTGGAACGCCGCGGCCGGCCTGTCCGCGCCGCTGGTCGGCGTTACCGGGCTCGAATACCCGATGTCGGATGCCGACAACGGCGTGATCAACCCGCGCGGGATCAATGCGCTGCGTGCCAAGTCGACCGGCAACGTCAGCTGGGGCGTCCGCACCCTGGCCGGCGACGACGATTTTTCTAACCGCGACTTCGCCTACATCCCGGTACGCATGACCACTGACTTCATCAAGAACTCGCTGCAGGCGGCACTGCAGGAGTTCGTGTTCAAACCGAACAACCGGGTCACCTGGGCCAATATCGAAATGATGTGCCGCGCCTTTATGCACGGCCTCTACGAGAAGAAGGCCTTCCGTGGCGCAACGGTCGATGACGCCTACCGCGTGCGCTGCGACGAGACCACGACCTCAACCACCGATATCGCACTCGGTGTCATGAATGTCTGGGTCTACTTCGCACCACTATTCCCGGCCGAATTCATTCACCTGCACGTTCAGCACCAGTTCGAGCAACCCTCACTTTAA
- a CDS encoding phage tail protein, with protein sequence MPITPVTVRPTPLTNAYFELFLEGQSVAAVTAIGAIKSSVAANPSKDGTQLYSVYSPGAVTYEACEIKQAQVLDVALLNWFEQVHSPVSAGAISVDGMKKNLMIHVKDSQMRPRIQHELFACLPTSIAWDALDSNAEANTFLTFSLQYEYSLTKYLEP encoded by the coding sequence ATGCCCATCACGCCTGTCACGGTCCGTCCGACCCCGCTGACCAACGCCTACTTCGAATTGTTTCTCGAGGGGCAGTCAGTCGCCGCCGTCACCGCCATCGGCGCTATCAAATCGAGTGTCGCCGCGAATCCGTCCAAGGACGGCACCCAGCTTTACTCGGTCTACAGCCCCGGCGCGGTGACCTACGAGGCCTGCGAGATCAAGCAGGCACAGGTGCTCGATGTCGCGCTGCTGAACTGGTTCGAGCAAGTGCACAGCCCGGTCAGCGCTGGTGCAATTTCCGTCGACGGGATGAAGAAGAACCTGATGATCCACGTCAAGGACAGCCAGATGCGCCCGCGCATCCAGCATGAGCTGTTTGCCTGCCTGCCCACCTCGATCGCCTGGGATGCGCTGGATTCCAACGCCGAGGCAAATACCTTCCTGACTTTCTCGCTGCAGTACGAATACAGCCTGACGAAATACCTGGAACCCTGA
- a CDS encoding Pvc16 family protein yields the protein MAVTQLSQVTASLETLLAANIERRLGGVLTINTSAVSPLDASPVTNLVNIYLYHLYPEGKPDPTEEPAISPSRPAFFSKPLTLHYHLTAYQASGGLTHLTEQDLLGHALATLLDHPELDDALAIGPVAVFDEALVGADNRFEIEVVVKTDSEALNVWPAYDGGSVRPSLYFKVKNVRLQPEVPPALSGPILTVGDAAQPNMGPRLLRVTSTITASLPGADGSVPRQFTRTPAELFLGAGPDDRTLLLRGTGIDRFADIELTVPVGDAMETFRINFEANAANGWAIDDAHGEVRVTAGTVVARPVAGMMQPLSLEPGDAQIRVLSSAPGAQYGESTSIEIPSKRLPFTLNPHIAQADQVAGRHFRLDLDGDFDLETMAPADNHASFLQLALGGALYHVRDSAAALEAGEAAIAGPRRIDYVLFDEADAQVPAYVQLWIRNAVSQPFWVGGA from the coding sequence ATGGCCGTCACCCAGCTGTCCCAGGTTACCGCGTCCCTCGAGACGCTGCTCGCGGCGAACATCGAGCGGCGCCTCGGTGGCGTGTTGACGATTAACACGAGCGCGGTGTCACCGCTCGATGCATCGCCGGTTACCAATCTCGTCAATATCTACCTCTATCACCTGTACCCCGAGGGCAAGCCCGACCCGACCGAGGAACCGGCGATCAGCCCGTCCCGCCCGGCCTTCTTTTCCAAGCCGCTGACACTTCACTACCACCTGACCGCCTATCAAGCGTCCGGGGGGCTGACGCACCTGACCGAACAGGACCTGCTCGGCCATGCGCTGGCGACACTGCTCGACCACCCCGAGCTGGACGACGCTCTCGCCATCGGGCCGGTTGCGGTGTTCGACGAAGCACTGGTCGGCGCGGACAACCGCTTCGAGATCGAGGTCGTGGTCAAGACGGACAGCGAGGCCCTCAATGTCTGGCCGGCGTACGACGGCGGCTCGGTGCGGCCGAGCCTCTATTTCAAGGTCAAGAATGTGCGCCTCCAGCCCGAAGTGCCACCGGCGCTGTCCGGGCCGATCCTGACCGTCGGCGACGCGGCCCAGCCGAATATGGGACCGCGCCTGTTGCGCGTAACGAGCACCATCACCGCATCCCTCCCGGGAGCGGACGGCAGTGTGCCGCGCCAGTTCACCCGCACACCGGCGGAGCTGTTCCTCGGCGCCGGGCCGGACGACCGCACCCTGCTGCTGCGCGGCACCGGCATCGACCGTTTCGCGGACATCGAACTCACCGTGCCCGTGGGCGACGCCATGGAAACCTTCCGCATTAATTTCGAGGCCAATGCCGCGAATGGCTGGGCGATCGATGACGCACACGGCGAGGTCCGGGTCACCGCCGGCACAGTGGTTGCGCGCCCGGTCGCCGGCATGATGCAGCCACTCTCGCTGGAACCCGGCGATGCACAGATCCGCGTTCTGAGCAGCGCGCCCGGGGCGCAGTACGGCGAATCCACTTCTATCGAAATCCCGTCGAAGCGTTTGCCATTCACGCTGAATCCCCACATCGCACAAGCGGACCAGGTCGCCGGCCGACACTTCCGCCTCGACCTCGACGGCGACTTCGACCTAGAGACGATGGCGCCGGCGGACAACCATGCCAGCTTCCTGCAACTGGCGCTGGGTGGTGCCCTCTACCACGTGCGCGATTCGGCCGCCGCCCTCGAGGCCGGGGAGGCCGCCATCGCCGGTCCGCGACGGATTGACTATGTGCTGTTCGATGAGGCCGATGCGCAGGTGCCAGCCTATGTGCAGCTGTGGATCCGCAACGCGGTCAGCCAGCCGTTCTGGGTCGGGGGGGCTTAG